The Gemmatimonadota bacterium genome has a segment encoding these proteins:
- a CDS encoding magnesium chelatase — translation MDYTAATTIGALRGMGYPQRTVKDEMRDNLMVKLARGEPVFPGIVGYDKTVIPELVNAILSRHDFILLGLRGQAKTRILRALATLLDEYLPVIAGCEINSSPYAPVSRRARDLVSEHGDDTPIEWIGRSRRYGEKLATPDVTISDLIGDIDPIKAASQRLHYAHEGVIHFGIIPRMNRGVFAVNELPDLQPRIQVGLLNIMEEKDIQIRGFPVRIPLDVMIVFSANPEDYTNRGTIITPLKDRIDSQILTHYPVSREYAMAITDQEAWTERSGGVRIDMPSFLRETVEEIAFQARSSEFIDQTSGVSTRMTIAAMENLVSQVEKRCILQGKRSAVPRMCDLSAVIPAMTGKLELVYEGEQEGEVKVAEALIGRAVKEVFGHYFPAAFGEDDERDACYREVLAWFEEGQTVEISDTMDDKSYYGALNGVDGLRKLAGRHVRTENRVELSVAMEFLLEGLHQHSRISKSVADGRRSYSDMMGSLFER, via the coding sequence ATGGACTACACCGCTGCAACGACCATCGGTGCGCTGCGCGGAATGGGATATCCGCAACGGACCGTCAAGGACGAGATGCGGGACAACCTGATGGTCAAACTTGCCCGCGGCGAGCCAGTCTTTCCCGGCATCGTCGGATACGACAAGACCGTCATCCCCGAACTGGTCAACGCGATCCTGTCCCGGCACGACTTCATTCTCCTCGGGCTGCGGGGACAGGCGAAGACCCGCATCCTGAGAGCCCTGGCCACGCTACTCGACGAGTACCTGCCCGTGATCGCGGGTTGCGAGATCAACAGTTCGCCCTATGCGCCCGTCAGCCGACGCGCCCGGGACCTCGTGTCCGAACACGGTGACGACACCCCCATCGAATGGATCGGCCGGTCGCGGCGTTACGGCGAGAAGCTCGCCACACCCGACGTGACCATTTCCGACCTGATCGGCGACATCGATCCCATCAAGGCGGCCTCCCAGCGGCTTCACTACGCCCACGAGGGCGTGATCCACTTCGGCATCATCCCGAGGATGAACCGTGGCGTTTTCGCCGTGAACGAACTGCCCGACCTGCAGCCCCGCATCCAGGTCGGCCTGCTGAACATCATGGAGGAGAAGGACATCCAGATCCGGGGATTCCCGGTGCGGATTCCCCTGGACGTGATGATCGTCTTCTCGGCGAACCCGGAAGACTATACCAATCGCGGGACCATCATCACACCGCTCAAGGACCGGATCGATTCGCAGATTCTGACCCATTATCCCGTCAGCCGCGAATACGCCATGGCCATCACCGACCAGGAGGCCTGGACCGAGCGGTCCGGCGGCGTGCGGATCGACATGCCGTCCTTCCTGCGCGAAACGGTGGAGGAGATCGCCTTCCAGGCCCGGAGCAGCGAGTTCATCGACCAGACCTCCGGCGTAAGCACGCGCATGACCATCGCCGCCATGGAAAACCTGGTCAGCCAGGTCGAAAAGCGATGCATCCTGCAGGGCAAGCGGTCCGCCGTGCCCCGCATGTGCGATCTGTCCGCCGTGATCCCGGCGATGACCGGCAAGCTGGAACTCGTGTACGAGGGCGAGCAGGAAGGCGAGGTCAAAGTGGCCGAAGCGCTGATCGGCCGGGCCGTGAAGGAAGTCTTCGGACACTACTTCCCCGCGGCCTTCGGCGAAGATGATGAACGCGACGCGTGCTACCGGGAAGTCCTCGCCTGGTTCGAAGAAGGACAGACGGTCGAGATTTCGGACACCATGGACGACAAATCCTATTATGGCGCGCTGAACGGCGTCGACGGGTTGCGGAAGCTGGCCGGCCGGCACGTCCGGACGGAAAACCGGGTGGAACTGTCCGTTGCCATGGAGTTCCTGCTCGAGGGCCTGCACCAGCATTCGAGGATCAGCAAGAGCGTCGCCGACGGCCGACGATCCTACAGCGATATGATGGGCAGCCTGTTCGAACGCTGA